In Syngnathus scovelli strain Florida chromosome 10, RoL_Ssco_1.2, whole genome shotgun sequence, the following are encoded in one genomic region:
- the ndufa11 gene encoding NADH dehydrogenase [ubiquinone] 1 alpha subcomplex subunit 11 produces MGYWDVPEGTDCVQKTWITTKLATTLGLVGSAYHIVAFQPETAMEAVQRAGNVTVTMAAMGAIFGMATCLSAQAREAPDDPLNYFVGGCASGIFLGARTHSAATGTSACLALGTLAFFGKVSKTEGWRLMGPPKL; encoded by the exons ATGGGCTACTGGGACGTTCCAGAGGGCACCGACTGCGTGCAAAAAACATGGATCACAACCAAGCTGGCCACCACTCTGG GCCTGGTGGGCTCGGCCTACCACATCGTCGCCTTCCAGCCCGAAACTGCGATGGAAGCTGTGCAGCGGGCCGGAAACGTCACCGTTACCATGG CCGCGATGGGCGCCATCTTTGGCATGGCGACGTGTCTCAGCGCTCAGGCCCGTGAAGCTCCGGACGATCCGCTCAACTACTTTGTAGGCGGCTGCGCTTCCGGCATCTTTCTGGGGGCCAGGA CCCACAGCGCGGCAACGGGCACATCGGCGTGTTTGGCTTTGGGAACGCTGGCCTTCTTTGGCAAAGTGTCCAAGACGGAAGGCTGGAGACTGATGGGACCTCCCAAACTGTGA